One stretch of Nymphaea colorata isolate Beijing-Zhang1983 unplaced genomic scaffold, ASM883128v2 scaffold0112, whole genome shotgun sequence DNA includes these proteins:
- the LOC116268101 gene encoding uncharacterized protein LOC116268101, producing MQALLFLLALLALSASCPPNCLYCLEQSSCSACKKGYLLTINATCMLRSVPNCRIQLNASSCSVCEPTFLVSGGKCVKDTSGCVVRNSAGACQYCWCSRCLNNFAPNALGICISSNCATFTEGTCVKCDPGFTLSPANLCIKPITPAPAQPVTPTAQTAPAQNSQNNPNSQITPNNPPAPATPASSSSLIIGCDLAINGLCVRCGTNFFPNNKGGCKRVIIGCITYDAAELNCVQCIPIYTQTSDGGCLYQPTPPPNPAPAPQQTVSPQTNSPKSASSSPAPVAPVAPPVPTPAPVPISTIDQNCLVRNNGSCAICKVRFVLNLYNFSCQPVPKECLTYNSATGDCLSCAQGFNLFQIWCLGRFNQTDPNCIIKDINNYCTTCQQQFYQSQGRCFPLNTQCKTANIIGGDCLSCYSGYIVIDGACVLLSQQPSCLQYDFQSNCVRCAQRYFLQSLICVPVSPLCNNYNAQTGVCIDCVAGYGISSVTNNCETVRAPVPNCQTADPVGNCLSCLNRFYFNTSNACLPVNPLCSKYVAVGGKCLACFTGHNLLSDSSCVRTNLATGCNAANANGLCSACSGQYVLTASGSCLWRDTNCLGYDDSGNCNRDALLVTTFLRETVCLLTNCAELSIPPMGIVSPAIVDIVCTKISVSSIIPFSTVNNSADPTASSARLDTL from the exons ATGCAGGCTCTCCTCTTTCTGTTAGCGCTCCTCGCCCTCTCCGCCTCCTGTCCCCCGAACTGCCTATACTGTCTTGAGCAGTCCTCCTGCTCGGCGTGCAAAAAAGGTTATCTTCTCACCATCAATGCCACATGCATGCTCAGGAGCGTTCCCAACTGCCGAATCCAGCTCAACGCCTCGTCCTGCTCAGTCTGCGAGCCTACCTTTCTGGTTAGTGGCGGAAAGTGCGTGAAGGATACTTCAGGCTGTGTGGTTCGCAATTCTGCAGGTGCTTGCCAGTATTGCTG GTGCTCCAGGTGCCTCAACAATTTCGCCCCAAACGCGCTGGGAATATGCATCAGCTCCAATTGCGCCACCTTCACAGAAGGAACTTGCGTGAAATGCGACCCAGGATTCACCCTATCTCCAGCCAATCTATGCATCAAACCTATTACACCGGCCCCAGCTCAGCCAGTCACGCCCACAGCTCAGACAGCTCCAGCGCAAAATAGTCAAAATAACCCAAATAGTCAAATTACTCCAAATAATCCTCCTGCTCCAGCTACTCCAGCATCTTCTTCAAGCTTGATAATAGGATGCGATTTAGCAATTAATGGCCTATGCGTCCGATGCGGTACTAACTTTTTCCCCAACAACAAGGGCGGTTGCAAGCGAGTCATCATCGGCTGCATCACCTACGACGCAGCTGAGCTCAACTGTGTCCAGTGCATCCCCATCTACACGCAAACCTCAGACGGAGGATGCCTCTACCAGCCGACGCCACCCCCCAATCCCGCTCCTGCTCCTCAGCAGACTGTTTCTCCACAGACAAATAGTCCAAAGTCAGCATCCTCTTCCCCTGCTCCAGTTGCTCCTGTAGCTCCTCCTGTGCCTACTCCTGCGCCAGTTCCCATTTCGACTATCGATCAAAACTGTCTGGTGAGGAACAATGGCTCTTGCGCAATCTGCAAGGTGAGGTTCGTGCTTAACCTCTACAACTTTTCCTGCCAGCCGGTTCCCAAGGAGTGTCTCACATACAACTCTGCCACTGGAGACTGTCTTTCCTGCGCGCAGGGCTTTAATCTCTTCCAGATCTGGTGCCTTGGTCGCTTCAACCAGACTGATCCCAACTGCATCATCAAGGACATCAACAACTATTGCACCACCTGCCAGCAGCAGTTCTACCAGAGCCAGGGCCGCTGCTTTCCCCTAAACACGCAGTGCAAAACGGCTAATATCATAGGAGGAGACTGTCTTTCTTGTTACTCTGGCTACATAGTGATCGACGGAGCGTGCGTGCTGCTGAGCCAGCAACCAAGCTGTCTCCAGTACGATTTCCAGTCTAATTGCGTAAGATGCGCACAAAGATACTTCCTGCAGTCGCTTATCTGCGTGCCAGTTAGTCCGCTCTGCAACAACTACAACGCACAAACCGGCGTCTGTATCGACTGCGTGGCAGGCTATGGCATTTCGAGCGTGACCAACAACTGTGAGACGGTGCGTGCGCCTGTGCCCAACTGCCAGACTGCAGATCCTGTCGGAAATTGTCTTTCCTGTCTCAACAGATTCTACTTCAACACCTCCAACGCCTGCCTGCCAGTGAATCCGCTCTGCTCGAAGTATGTGGCGGTGGGAGGGAAGTGTCTCGCCTGCTTCACCGGACACAACTTGCTGTCTGACAGCTCATGCGTGAGGACCAATCTGGCTACTGGGTGCAACGCTGCCAATGCAAATGGCTTGTGCTCAGCCTGTTCTGGACAGTATGTGCTGACTGCTTCTGGGAGCTGCTTGTGGCGGGATACCAACTGCCTGGGATACGACGATAGTGGCAACTGCAACAG GGATGCACTTCTGGTTACTACATTTCTGCGGGAAACTGTCTGCTTGCTGACCAACTGTGCCGAACTTTCGATACCTCCAATGGGAATTGTCTCACCTGCTATAGTGGATATCGTTTGTACCAAAATAAGTGTTTCCTCGATAATCCCATTTTCAACTGTAAACAATTCAGCGGATCCAACTGCGTCGTCTGCTAGGCTGGATACTCTGTAA